aGATGATTGTTTCTAAAGCTGCTGTTCTAAGTTTAGTTTCAAATTTCTTTGCTTGTTCATGTGTATTGAAACGatggaaataaaataaatatctctCCAATTGTTTCTTACTCTCTGATTTATTAgaattttcttcttttttataacTATTACAATTTGAATGACCAATCCAATTACCTAAACAAATCCAACAAAATTCATGTTTACATTTTTTACATGTCATATGCATACAACCacctatttttaaaaataaattaaaataaattaaaattaatatgttagttttttttttttttttttttttttttttatatataataattattatcctTTAAAATTTACCATTCTTTTCAATTGCTGAATGACATTTTGGACAATCTTGAGTATTTGTAGAAATCCAATTTGCAGTTTCAGAATCATCTTCACATTTCTTTTTCCAatgtttcattttttcacAATCTGCTGGAAAATGAGATTCTTGTTTACATTTGAAACAAATTTTGAAACCACAAGAACAAAGAGCGGTTGCTTCAGTTTGACTATCAGCTTTGAGTGCATTACCACATTTTGGAGCTGGACACCATCTCATATTTGGGTTTTGATCTACATAGGTTTGGGCTAATCTTTCTAAATATTTTGGATAGACAGTTGGTGCTACCAAATTTATAAACTCATCTGGAATTACACTTGGACATTTAAGTCCCATACATGTGATACTAGTTGCTCCACCTTCAAGTACTTTTAATGAAAGATATTGATTCCAACAATCATTACATGAATAATGTTTACATGGTAAATAACTACCATTCAATGAATCCAAATCATCAGCACAAACACTACAACTTTCACCTTTTACATTTTGATGTGTAAAAAATTGATCAATCTTTTTAATACCAGCTTGTGCTATCACCTTTTCTGGATCTTCATAATATctttctaataatttattaccattccatcttttaaaataaaaaaaaataaaaaaaaaataaaaaaaaaaatttaaaaaaaaataaaaaaaaaataaaaaaaaaagttaaaattgaTATAAGGAAAAAagtaagaaaaaaaaaaaaaaaaaaatattttttaatgattacTTACTGAAAATgacataataataaagttgcAGCAGATGGTGAAGTTTCTGTGATGGAtgcaattttatcaatttcagaGAGTGCAGTTTTAACGATATCAACTGCTTGAATGACTGTATTGGTTTTTGGGAATGCATCAACAACAGCGATATCAAATTCATAGTCATCAACATCTTGataatattcattttcttcatcgTAATCTTCATATTCATTATCACTGTTATATTCTTCAGATCCAGTAGAGATTGTAATTGAactttttattctttttccagatgtttttaatttactattACTTCTTGAAATTGGTGCTTGTGTTGAGGTTGGTTtagttgttgaattatttttattttgtgtgTATTCCATTGCAGTTGCTGCTTTATTCATACCTTCACCGAAatgtgtatatatataatcgATTGCTTTATCAATATCTTTCCAATTTGTTTGCTCTAATGCTGTTTGAGCAACAACTGGGTCATATCCAAACTCTAATAATTGTGCcaatattaaatctttatccatttttatattatatatttttaaaaaaaaaaaaaaaaaaaaaaaactattttctTATATCGTATGacataaattgaaaaaaataagaagtgaaaatttattatatgattttttttttaaaaaaatgataatatattaattttatttattaattattatttgtttgcTTTATGtatttgttattaaaaaaaaaaaaataatattaaaaaaaaaaaaataaaaataaaaaaaaaattgggatAGTAtctgaaattttttttaagaaaaaaaaaaaaataataaaattaaaaaaaaactttttttaaaaaaaaaaaaaataataaaaaaataaaaaaaaataaaaatctttgaaaattttcaaaatttattggaaaataaaataataaaaattttatttaaataaaaataaaaaagtgattgtttaaaaagttgtgtttaaattaaaatattggtGTGAAAATAGCacaactgtttttttttttttttttttttttttttccaaaaaaatttgaaacaaaactttttttttttttttttttttttttttaaattttattaatataatatgtTTATACAAGTTTCTTGGCCttgaaaaatgatttaagATGTTTCATTTGCCAAACACCAGTTAAAACTAAAACAACTAATTGAATGATTGACCACCACATAACACGAGCATTTGTACTTTCGCTAGTATTACGGAAAACGATTTCACGACCTTTTTGATAACTTTGTTCCTTTCTAATTTGATTGACTCTATCATTTAATCTTcttaatgaaatttcaataccAGTTAAATGTTCAACTTTTGCAATCTCTTCATAATCATTTGCACCTGCACCACCTTCAATTTCTAAATGAAGTCtctaaatattattttattttttatgtttaaatatatatatttttttttattattaatattaataaatatttaatcaacatattttatcattattttgttttttttttttaaaaagatacATACAGTTTTGACAGATGGACCAAACCATTTGGAAGTATTGGTGGAGAAGCAAATTTTGTGTTCGCCACCAACTTGAGTTGAAAAAGCAAAACGTCCATTTGATGGCATAGTTTTGCTAAGAACCTCTaaaggttttaaaaaaaacatataataattgtttgttttttttattttgttttattattcataacaaaataatttttaaaaatttttaaagttgttagtaaataatatatcaaattaaaaaaaaaaaaatatatatatattttattattattatctaataaattatttacctCTTTTTTCTGGATCAGTTACTTTTACTGTTAATGATAATTGATTACCATATCCACCTTGTTGTGGTGTGATATCctctaaaatatattttcctAATACTGTTGTATCTTTTGGATTTTCTTCTATAAAACATTTAGTTTGACCaccatttaattcaaaataaactGCTGATccaacattaaaaataatcgcaatgataaataataaggataattttatcatcatttttttttttttttatatatatgaggatgatgatgaataacacaaattgaaaaaattgaaattttttttttttttttttttttttttttttaatttttttttttttaatttttttattttttttttaatttttttttttttttttttatttttaaaatgccACATTGAGATTTGAACTTCatttagttaaaaaaaaaaaagtaataaaatataaaaaataaaattggaaattatttaaataatttccaattttattttttattttttattttttattatttttaggttttatattttcaactATTTTcagaaatattttaaatattaatttaaattaatacacccaaatatatatttaaaaaaaaaaataaaaataaaaataatatataaaagtaaatgtttaatgaattttttttttttttattatattatttcaatattttatccatattcataaaaaatcaataaaacatttggtcaaatatgttttatttttggaaaaaaaaaaaaattaaaaaaaaaaaaaatttggaaaaaaaaaaaaaaaaaaaaaaaaaaaaaaaaaaaaaaaaaaaaataaaaataaatttaattttttgtcgtttgtttcgttttttttAAGCATTCAAATAAGATATTTTGTACATAGaataaaaaccaatttaactaaatatatatatcaGCAATTataggaaataaaaaataaaaaataaaaaataatcaatataaatagtaaatagtaaataaaaataaaaataaaaataaaaatatataaatagatACAAGTAATGTCACATACAAGAAAACTTAAATATCACGAggaaaaacttttaaaaaagacCAATTTTAAACATTATAGAAgagaaaatcaaaaagatgTTGAAAATATTGGTAGATTTGGATTAAAAGGTAAAGAAGAATATGCAGAATATACAAAATTAGTAGCACAATATAAACATGTTTTAAAGGAGATCTCTGATCTCAGTGATCAAGATCCAGTAAAACAAAAACTTTTAAGTGATTTATCAGAAAAGTTATATAATATGGGTGTAATCGATTTAAAACAACCATCTGAATTAGTTAAAGTTAATGCATCTTCATTCTGTAGAAGAAGAGCTGTTGTAATGTtagttaaaaagaaatttgcTGAACATTTAACACAAGCttttggtttattatcaCATGGTCgtaagttaaaaaaaaataaaaaataaaaaataaaaaaaaaaagtttactaataaaatataaattaatatagatGTAAGAATTGGACCAGAAACAATACAAGATCCAGCATTAATTATTACAAGAAAATCAGAAGATCTTTTAACATGGGTAGATAATTCAACAATGAAGAAGAAAGTTCAAGAATACAATGAGTATATTGGATGattatgatttaaataattaaaaaaggaaataaaaaaaaaaattaaaaaaaaaaaattaaaaaaaaattaaatcttctggaatttccttttttccccacttttatttcttttattttgtCCTTAAATCGTTAAAAggaatataataaaataaaaagaaagaaaaaaaaaaaaaaaaaaaaaaaaaaaaaggaaacaatttttttttttttttttttttttttttccccgaGATAAATTAGAAAACAAAGTTACCAACTAtaactattttattttttacagaGGAATAaccttttttgtttttgttagaaattattatattgttgAGCTATTTACAAATTTGAATACATGTTTTGAttgaaagaaaattaaagagAGATATCTTGATAGTAATCactaaatgaaaaattatcttCAATCATTAATGAGTGGTCGTCATTTGATTCATAGTTGTTATTTTGTTCAAATTTGTAAATGtctaattaattataatatttaaaatatatagaAAGTATTagtattgatttttttttttttttttttttttttttttttttttttttttttttttttttttaaatactaaCCTTCTTCAAAGGATTCAGTGTAACCAGAGATTGGAAGATCAAAAGATGGTGTCATtattaatgattcaattgaatgaTTTGAAAGTTTTGATGATAATCTAAGTGGTGCAGGTGGTGCAGAATgaatagtattattatcatgtaatggtgaattattaatattatcgaCAACAACTGATGGTTTCTTTACTTTTGCAactgatgataaattatttgaaataattggtAAAGTAGttgtattgatttttttcttttttttttttttttttaatttttttttcaaaataaaataaattttaaaattaatatttaaataatcgaaaataaaataaattaaattaaaataaaataaaataaaataaaatacatacTCTAATTTGTGGTGTATTTGAAGTTGGTACAAaaagtaatttattatcagcAGATGATGAAAAGGAAGAggatgattttttatttgcacCACTGCCACCATTGCtattattgaattttgaGGTTGTGTTGGTAATTTCACCAAGTGCTTTTCTTTCTGTTGTGTTGTTATTACTTGATCCATATAGTTTATGTTTTAAATGAGATAGAGAACCTGGTTGAAGAGGTGTATGagaattgatattattattaattgaattcttCTTCATTGATAATCCATTGATTTGACCTGAATTCTCTTTGGAGATActactatttaaattaacaGTGGAGagcatcatttttttttttattggatttttttttattatgtttttagtaattataaatactagttatttgttttgaaattttataaatataaaataataaaacaactcttttgaaaaatataataaagttTATTGGTGAAGTGTAAAGTgtgaggaaaaaaaaaaaaaaaacaaggaaaaaaaaaaaatttaaaaaaaggaaaaaaaaaaaaaaatttaaaaaattagccggtaaaaatttgaaaaaattgggCAAACAcattagaaaaataaaataaaataaaattaaataaaaatatcacccatatttcctttttttcatttcaattcttttaattcaaaataaattaaaaataaaaatatctaatttggaattttatttataaacatttttttaattgtttcattATATAATGTTTCAAGATGTTTTTGGCTATAttggtaaaataaaaaaaaaaaaaaaaagaaagaataaaGGTCATTATTCCAAAATTCAAGCCAAATTTAactcaaaaataaaaaaattaaaaaataaataaatataatttttttttttttaaaaaattttattttattgttcttaaatttttttttaaatgtttttatcttctttttttattctttagtTTTGAGTTTTCTTGTATCTTGATTGGGTCTATAACCTAAAATTTCCCTTAAATCATCTTCactataattttttacaCTCTTTGCTCTTAATAATCTTTGGTATCTTGTTTTTGAAACAGAGAATGATTTCTTTGCAACTTCCttcttttcttcttcttcacttTCACTACTTGAGCTACTTGAGCTACTATCagattcttttgattttttatttttatttttatttttatttttatttttattatcactatcacTTTCACTGCTACTgtcagatgatgatgatgatgatgatgatgacgatgatgaatCACTTTCACTACTGCAACTATCGtctgaagaagatgatgaatcactatcttttccttttttattatttacaatcttttttttatcttttttctcATTTTCACTTTCACTACTATCACTACTGTCACTACTACTTTCTTTATCTGATTCATCACTTGTTgtat
This region of Dictyostelium discoideum AX4 chromosome 3 chromosome, whole genome shotgun sequence genomic DNA includes:
- a CDS encoding TRIAD1 protein (Similar to E3), yielding MDKDLILAQLLEFGYDPVVAQTALEQTNWKDIDKAIDYIYTHFGEGMNKAATAMEYTQNKNNSTTKPTSTQAPISRSNSKLKTSGKRIKSSITISTGSEEYNSDNEYEDYDEENEYYQDVDDYEFDIAVVDAFPKTNTVIQAVDIVKTALSEIDKIASITETSPSAATLLLCHFQWNGNKLLERYYEDPEKVIAQAGIKKIDQFFTHQNVKGESCSVCADDLDSLNGSYLPCKHYSCNDCWNQYLSLKVLEGGATSITCMGLKCPSVIPDEFINLVAPTVYPKYLERLAQTYVDQNPNMRWCPAPKCGNALKADSQTEATALCSCGFKICFKCKQESHFPADCEKMKHWKKKCEDDSETANWISTNTQDCPKCHSAIEKNGGCMHMTCKKCKHEFCWICLGNWIGHSNCNSYKKEENSNKSESKKQLERYLFYFHRFNTHEQAKKFETKLRTAALETIISFQNKTDKRWIDIKFVETSTEILIQCRRTLKYTYVYGYFMEDGPEKNLFEYIQSDLEKTTEQLSFLLSQAHQDLKIFDLKEMTNLASTKLKHLLEGVEDGFINQ
- the imp3 gene encoding U3 small nucleolar ribonucleoprotein protein, producing the protein MSHTRKLKYHEEKLLKKTNFKHYRRENQKDVENIGRFGLKGKEEYAEYTKLVAQYKHVLKEISDLSDQDPVKQKLLSDLSEKLYNMGVIDLKQPSELVKVNASSFCRRRAVVMLVKKKFAEHLTQAFGLLSHGHVRIGPETIQDPALIITRKSEDLLTWVDNSTMKKKVQEYNEYIG
- the empC gene encoding hypothetical protein (emp24/gp25L/p24 family protein) — encoded protein: MMIKLSLLFIIAIIFNVGSAVYFELNGGQTKCFIEENPKDTTVLGKYILEDITPQQGGYGNQLSLTVKVTDPEKREVLSKTMPSNGRFAFSTQVGGEHKICFSTNTSKWFGPSVKTRLHLEIEGGAGANDYEEIAKVEHLTGIEISLRRLNDRVNQIRKEQSYQKGREIVFRNTSESTNARVMWWSIIQLVVLVLTGVWQMKHLKSFFKAKKLV